One Eubacteriales bacterium mix99 genomic window carries:
- a CDS encoding bifunctional 4-hydroxy-2-oxoglutarate aldolase/2-dehydro-3-deoxy-phosphogluconate aldolase — MVKNATDILQKLGEYRLVSVVRGVKEDKALHTMEALYRGGIRAVEITMNTSGALRMLENIKKAYGDKMLVGAGTVLDPENAVHAIQAGADFVLSPTLSVRVIEACNRYSRLAVPGVLTPTEILTAWEAGAQLVKIFPARVFGPKYIQDIKKPLLQVEIMPVGGVSLKNAADFMKNGAYALGIGSALVNPEWTEQGEFEKITQAAATFVKIVNGVTVI; from the coding sequence GTGGTAAAAAATGCAACCGACATTTTGCAGAAGTTAGGGGAATACAGGCTGGTATCCGTTGTTCGGGGAGTGAAGGAAGACAAAGCGCTGCACACGATGGAAGCATTGTATCGCGGCGGCATCCGTGCCGTGGAGATCACCATGAATACTTCAGGGGCTCTTCGGATGCTGGAAAATATCAAGAAGGCTTATGGGGATAAGATGCTTGTAGGGGCCGGAACGGTATTGGATCCCGAAAATGCTGTCCATGCCATTCAGGCAGGAGCGGATTTTGTCCTTTCCCCGACTTTGTCCGTCAGGGTAATCGAGGCCTGCAACCGCTACAGCAGGCTGGCTGTTCCGGGAGTGCTGACACCGACGGAAATTCTGACTGCCTGGGAGGCAGGCGCGCAGCTGGTCAAGATATTCCCCGCCCGGGTGTTTGGACCAAAGTATATTCAGGATATAAAAAAGCCGTTGCTTCAGGTGGAGATCATGCCGGTGGGCGGAGTTTCCCTGAAGAATGCGGCAGACTTTATGAAAAACGGCGCCTATGCCCTGGGCATCGGATCTGCACTGGTCAATCCGGAATGGACGGAGCAGGGCGAATTTGAAAAGATTACGCAGGCTGCTGCAACATTTGTAAAGATCGTAAACGGAGTGACTGTAATATAG
- a CDS encoding sugar phosphate isomerase/epimerase encodes MSLKTCLYSITYLGIWYKGEALTWQDVLARAKKFGYDGVEFDCKRPHANPMDWTEDVRKAVVDQAGTLGLALPVLSADNDFSSPVPEHREAQLLMVKEQLRLAADLGCKVLRVFAAWPGITMRDGMATYDEARGNWERCFRDVPFLQRWRFVRDTLKEACRYAGEYGVTMALQNHPPIVGTWREVYDMVTEVDSPWLKACFDLNHECDDPAIIREAFDTIGSMDVHYHYNGEWERKDGVLMPKRCLHHNPLMNYGTFVKEMKRVGYDGYLSYEFCHPAMDGSDFAGIDYVDGQTQMALEYTKGLMANS; translated from the coding sequence ATGTCACTGAAAACTTGTTTGTATTCCATAACGTACCTTGGCATATGGTACAAAGGGGAGGCGCTGACATGGCAGGATGTACTGGCACGCGCCAAAAAATTTGGCTATGACGGTGTGGAGTTTGACTGCAAACGTCCGCATGCCAATCCAATGGACTGGACGGAGGATGTCCGCAAGGCGGTGGTGGATCAGGCCGGTACGCTGGGCCTTGCGCTGCCCGTGCTCTCTGCCGACAATGATTTTTCCAGCCCGGTACCCGAACATCGGGAAGCGCAGCTCCTCATGGTGAAGGAGCAGCTCCGGCTTGCAGCCGATCTTGGATGCAAGGTATTGCGCGTGTTTGCGGCCTGGCCGGGCATTACGATGCGTGACGGCATGGCAACCTACGATGAGGCCCGCGGCAACTGGGAGCGCTGTTTCAGGGATGTGCCTTTTTTACAGCGCTGGCGATTTGTACGTGACACGCTGAAGGAGGCATGCAGGTATGCCGGGGAATATGGTGTGACGATGGCCCTTCAGAATCACCCACCCATAGTCGGGACGTGGAGGGAGGTATATGATATGGTAACGGAGGTGGACTCGCCCTGGCTCAAGGCCTGTTTTGATCTGAACCATGAGTGCGACGATCCGGCCATTATTCGGGAAGCCTTTGACACCATCGGATCGATGGATGTACATTATCATTATAACGGCGAGTGGGAGCGCAAAGACGGTGTTCTTATGCCGAAGCGCTGCCTCCATCACAATCCTCTGATGAACTATGGCACGTTTGTGAAGGAAATGAAGCGCGTCGGTTATGACGGATATCTATCCTATGAGTTCTGTCATCCTGCCATGGATGGATCGGATTTTGCCGGCATAGACTACGTTGATGGGCAGACGCAGATGGCACTGGAGTATACGAAGGGTTTAATGGCAAATTCATAA
- a CDS encoding DUF1343 domain-containing protein, which translates to MTAGVLTGIDRTEECRRVFGNARLGLITGYSGLARNMKTSIDVLKERFNLRVLFSPEHGVRGILGPGEKVSFYIDRFSGLPAYSLYEDSISSGDGGAKDRVYQPSREAMNQIDMMVFDIQDVGSRYYTYASTLFHAMRACTAADKKMVVLDRPNPIGGTVLEGNCHTKDLLSFIGLTQIPIRHSWTMGEMAQYYNGEHHLGCDLGVIPVQGWNREMYFNETGLPFVKPSPNLPTPDSILVYNGTCLFSGTNVSEGRGTTTPFTTIGAPYIDPIALSDRMNREHCPGLAFSPAFFIPSFGKHAGKCCYGVQIHISEPKAVRAVELGVLLMCTIREMYPGQFAFNPPPSEGAHYHIDLASGNTDLREGKLSADQILSKWNKEAAAFRPIHQKYRIYD; encoded by the coding sequence ATGACTGCTGGTGTCCTGACCGGTATTGACAGAACAGAGGAGTGCCGGCGTGTCTTCGGAAATGCGCGGCTTGGCCTGATTACCGGATATTCCGGCCTTGCCCGCAATATGAAAACCAGTATTGATGTTCTGAAAGAAAGGTTTAATCTTCGTGTCCTGTTCTCTCCCGAACATGGAGTACGGGGCATCCTCGGGCCAGGAGAAAAGGTTTCCTTTTATATCGATCGGTTTTCCGGATTGCCTGCCTATAGCCTGTATGAAGATTCCATTTCTTCCGGGGATGGCGGCGCAAAGGATCGGGTATATCAGCCTTCCAGGGAAGCGATGAATCAAATCGACATGATGGTGTTCGATATTCAGGATGTCGGTTCGCGTTACTATACCTACGCGTCCACCCTTTTCCATGCCATGCGTGCCTGCACAGCTGCGGACAAAAAAATGGTGGTACTGGACCGCCCCAATCCAATCGGCGGAACCGTGCTGGAAGGCAATTGCCACACAAAGGATCTGCTTTCCTTTATCGGGCTGACGCAAATCCCAATTCGCCACAGCTGGACAATGGGTGAAATGGCACAGTATTACAACGGCGAGCATCATCTGGGCTGTGACCTGGGGGTGATTCCCGTGCAGGGCTGGAACCGTGAAATGTATTTCAATGAAACCGGTCTTCCTTTTGTCAAGCCCAGTCCCAATCTGCCCACTCCTGATTCCATTCTGGTTTACAACGGAACCTGTCTGTTCTCCGGAACGAATGTTTCAGAAGGGCGTGGAACCACCACTCCCTTTACCACAATCGGCGCACCTTATATTGATCCGATTGCACTGTCTGATCGAATGAACCGGGAACACTGTCCTGGTCTTGCATTCAGTCCGGCATTTTTCATCCCTTCCTTTGGAAAACACGCCGGAAAATGCTGCTATGGGGTACAGATCCATATTTCAGAGCCCAAAGCAGTCCGCGCCGTAGAGCTTGGAGTGCTGCTTATGTGCACGATCCGGGAAATGTACCCAGGGCAGTTTGCATTTAATCCGCCGCCTTCCGAAGGGGCGCATTATCATATTGACCTTGCATCCGGGAACACGGATCTGCGGGAAGGCAAGCTCTCCGCCGATCAAATCCTGAGTAAATGGAATAAGGAAGCTGCTGCATTCCGTCCAATTCATCAAAAATACCGGATCTACGATTAA
- a CDS encoding VOC family protein — MGFRGKRGRAELPKYIQRKLQEVVEPEIPYVQPVWTEKQGKQQKQMHFNFQVDDLPAAVEETLRLGAKKANICLTNPPEYVPWW; from the coding sequence ATGGGATTCAGAGGGAAGCGCGGCAGAGCGGAATTGCCGAAATACATACAGAGAAAATTGCAGGAGGTTGTCGAACCGGAAATTCCATATGTCCAACCTGTCTGGACAGAGAAACAGGGTAAACAGCAGAAGCAGATGCATTTCAACTTTCAGGTGGATGACTTGCCCGCTGCCGTTGAGGAAACTCTCCGGCTCGGCGCCAAAAAGGCGAACATATGTTTGACAAATCCTCCGGAATATGTCCCCTGGTGGTGA
- a CDS encoding Gfo/Idh/MocA family oxidoreductase: MEWRPRQKPKEVRIALIGTGVQQRNHMRNYAGLPGVKFVAASDIIEEKLNEFCDDFHIGHRYIDYREMLKRDDIDAVDVTVHNNLHLPLVLDVLRAGKHCYCEKPMAGSFADAVTMYRASEDYGRMLHIQLGRIYDPETVAAKEYIDSGKPGHIYHARSYGYRRRGRPYVDGYAEKEFDQAYMAQHGALYDMGVYHISQILYLLGLPKLERVSGKVYQELAMDPVRKAISKFDVEELGAGFAYYENDLTLDILESWAIHGGPFPPSAIYGSKGGVSLGGSFSSVKEDPTENTFSFYDEELGYPRVVKPDLKAEFGRRAQVDPNYSFYCNSQAHWLAALRGQCKLLPTKDIALETMRVSEGLFLSSTLNREILADEIPTLSKSTALRTQETPFGILRYDF, translated from the coding sequence ATGGAATGGAGACCCAGACAAAAACCGAAAGAGGTTCGGATCGCATTGATCGGCACCGGCGTTCAGCAGCGCAATCATATGAGGAATTATGCCGGTCTTCCTGGTGTAAAGTTTGTTGCAGCGTCTGATATTATAGAAGAAAAGCTCAATGAGTTCTGTGATGATTTTCATATCGGGCATCGCTATATTGATTATCGGGAGATGCTGAAGAGAGACGACATTGATGCCGTGGACGTAACGGTTCACAACAATTTGCATCTCCCGCTCGTTCTTGATGTCCTGCGTGCCGGCAAACACTGTTACTGCGAAAAGCCAATGGCGGGATCCTTCGCAGACGCCGTCACGATGTACCGGGCCAGCGAAGACTACGGCAGGATGCTGCATATTCAGCTTGGCCGGATCTATGATCCTGAAACTGTCGCGGCAAAGGAGTATATTGACAGCGGGAAACCTGGTCATATTTATCATGCCCGCTCCTATGGCTACCGCCGCCGGGGGCGGCCGTATGTTGACGGATACGCGGAAAAGGAGTTTGATCAGGCCTATATGGCCCAGCATGGGGCACTGTACGATATGGGGGTTTACCATATCTCACAGATCCTCTATCTTCTGGGCCTTCCGAAGCTTGAAAGGGTGTCCGGCAAAGTATATCAGGAGCTTGCCATGGATCCTGTTCGCAAGGCGATCAGCAAGTTTGATGTGGAAGAGCTTGGCGCAGGGTTTGCATATTATGAGAATGACCTGACGCTCGATATCCTCGAATCCTGGGCAATCCACGGTGGTCCATTCCCGCCTTCGGCCATTTATGGTTCAAAAGGCGGTGTATCGCTTGGCGGCAGCTTTTCCAGCGTCAAAGAAGATCCGACGGAAAATACGTTTTCCTTCTATGATGAAGAGCTTGGTTATCCGAGAGTGGTCAAGCCCGACCTGAAGGCAGAGTTCGGCCGCCGTGCGCAGGTGGATCCGAACTACAGCTTCTATTGCAATTCGCAGGCACATTGGCTCGCGGCCCTGCGCGGCCAGTGCAAGCTTCTTCCGACAAAGGATATTGCACTGGAAACCATGCGGGTCAGTGAAGGACTTTTCCTTTCGAGTACATTGAACAGGGAAATCCTTGCCGACGAGATCCCGACTCTCAGCAAATCCACGGCTTTGAGAACGCAGGAGACCCCATTTGGCATCCTCAGATACGATTTCTAA
- a CDS encoding AraC family transcriptional regulator, whose amino-acid sequence MESYKSKMKNRLFEDLLKGTIMYDEKKFSECDLRFYPMSCLLLFSAIGDTREEEDVCQRKSSHKRLPLKEIRSFLPEDCVIYEIDNRYIAAIIPYGEIPFENYPSIEIQMKMILHTVQKQADSMLVGLAVSKEFQDPNQLFEIYHHAKNILEKVTQESPVVFLNVEQSCAANRKITPAILGQVYDLLLAGKEKEVDSIFSEIFLPGSLLSSGFKQSFYSVRGVIIQAVYKLSLESEIKIADFEENKTHYELLHDMLVCCQTICRRVNGYKRSHNDNLREKLLHFINTHHQDQQLCISILAEKFEINEKYVSQFIKEQTGKTYSEYLESVRLEHALVLLKNSRFSITQIAMEVGFTSQNTFYKAFRRVYHVSPSSWRRTYLAG is encoded by the coding sequence ATGGAATCCTACAAAAGCAAAATGAAAAACAGGCTATTTGAAGATCTTCTAAAGGGAACCATTATGTATGATGAGAAAAAATTTTCCGAATGTGATCTGAGATTTTATCCCATGAGCTGTCTTCTGTTGTTTTCCGCTATTGGTGATACCCGGGAGGAGGAAGATGTCTGCCAGAGAAAGAGCAGTCATAAAAGGCTGCCTCTGAAGGAAATCAGAAGTTTTCTGCCGGAGGACTGCGTAATATATGAAATAGACAACAGGTATATTGCAGCCATTATCCCTTATGGGGAGATCCCATTTGAAAACTACCCATCCATTGAGATTCAAATGAAAATGATTCTTCATACGGTTCAAAAGCAGGCGGATTCCATGCTGGTGGGACTTGCTGTAAGTAAGGAATTTCAGGATCCCAATCAACTTTTTGAAATTTATCATCATGCAAAAAATATATTGGAAAAGGTTACACAGGAAAGCCCTGTCGTTTTCCTGAATGTGGAGCAGTCCTGTGCGGCAAACAGGAAGATTACACCAGCTATATTGGGCCAAGTTTATGATCTTCTGCTTGCCGGAAAAGAGAAGGAAGTAGATTCCATATTTTCAGAAATTTTTTTACCGGGCAGTTTATTATCTTCCGGATTTAAGCAGAGCTTTTATAGCGTTCGCGGCGTGATCATTCAGGCAGTCTATAAACTGTCTCTGGAAAGCGAAATCAAAATTGCGGATTTTGAAGAGAACAAAACACATTATGAATTGCTCCATGACATGCTGGTCTGCTGTCAGACGATATGCCGGCGGGTCAACGGATATAAACGCAGTCATAATGATAATCTGAGAGAGAAACTGCTTCATTTTATCAATACGCATCATCAGGATCAGCAGTTATGTATTTCAATCCTGGCTGAAAAATTTGAAATAAATGAAAAATATGTTTCTCAGTTTATAAAGGAGCAAACAGGAAAAACCTATTCGGAGTATTTGGAATCGGTACGTCTGGAACATGCACTGGTTTTGCTGAAGAATTCAAGATTCAGTATTACCCAGATCGCAATGGAGGTGGGGTTTACCTCACAAAATACATTTTATAAAGCCTTTCGAAGAGTTTACCATGTTTCACCCAGCTCATGGAGAAGGACTTATTTAGCCGGTTGA
- a CDS encoding carbohydrate ABC transporter permease: MGREQSSAVIMAISTGDRLFYMIVDIIVFIVAILMLYPLIYILSCSFSSGEAVASGKVILWPVDLSLEGYRAVFENKDVIIGYRNTIFYTVVGTMINVAMTLMAAYPMARKNLPYKGVFTFLFAFTMLFNGGMMPNYILMKNLRIINTVYAMILPGAISVYNMIITRTFIQNTIPAELYDAANIDGCNDTRLFFSIVLPLSKAIIAVITLYYAVDRWNAYFDAFLYLNNKDLFPLQIFLRDILVSNTIDSSLLMDPELMAAKRGLADLLKYSLIVVSTVPILCLYPFVQKYFIQGVMIGSLKG; this comes from the coding sequence ATGGGAAGGGAACAAAGCAGTGCAGTAATAATGGCAATTTCCACAGGGGACAGATTATTTTATATGATTGTCGATATCATTGTATTTATTGTAGCGATCCTGATGTTGTATCCGTTGATTTACATTTTGTCCTGCTCTTTCTCATCCGGCGAGGCGGTTGCTTCCGGAAAAGTGATTCTGTGGCCGGTTGATTTGAGTCTGGAAGGATATAGGGCAGTGTTTGAAAATAAAGATGTGATCATTGGTTATCGCAATACTATTTTCTATACTGTTGTCGGTACCATGATCAATGTTGCCATGACTTTAATGGCAGCGTATCCCATGGCCAGGAAAAATTTACCGTATAAAGGTGTATTCACATTCTTGTTTGCATTCACTATGCTGTTTAATGGTGGAATGATGCCGAACTATATTTTAATGAAAAACCTGAGGATCATCAATACCGTGTATGCCATGATACTTCCGGGTGCAATTTCTGTTTACAACATGATCATTACCCGGACTTTTATCCAAAATACCATACCCGCTGAGCTCTATGATGCTGCCAATATAGACGGCTGCAATGATACCAGATTGTTTTTTTCCATTGTTCTGCCATTGTCAAAAGCAATTATTGCGGTGATTACCCTTTATTATGCAGTGGATCGTTGGAATGCCTATTTTGACGCTTTTTTATATCTTAACAATAAGGACCTGTTCCCATTGCAGATATTTCTGAGGGATATTCTGGTATCCAATACGATTGACAGTTCATTGCTTATGGATCCGGAGCTGATGGCGGCCAAACGGGGACTGGCAGATCTTTTGAAATACTCTTTGATTGTGGTATCTACAGTTCCCATTTTATGTTTATATCCTTTTGTACAGAAATATTTTATCCAGGGTGTTATGATTGGTTCATTGAAAGGATAG
- a CDS encoding ABC transporter permease subunit, with the protein MKNFLKFFSSYQFSRILPNTIILSFYQLIAGFPIPVILALCFHVLRNRSYKKFVQTVTYIPYFISVVVLVGMVFQIFNVQIGLYGKLSMLLKGIRPDDLLSSPDAFRHLYVWSGIWQNSGWGTIIYIADLSGADTDLYEAAEIDGASRFKKILHIDLPAILPTISIMLILQSGSIMNIGFEKVYLMQNNLNLSTSEVISTYVYKVGLAAGGGDFSYATAIDFFNSLVNFMIIVVVNQISKMASDTSLW; encoded by the coding sequence ATGAAGAATTTTTTGAAGTTTTTTTCTTCCTATCAATTCTCAAGGATATTACCCAATACGATTATACTGAGCTTTTATCAGCTGATCGCCGGGTTTCCCATTCCTGTCATTCTTGCTCTGTGCTTTCATGTACTAAGAAACCGGAGCTATAAGAAATTCGTCCAGACCGTTACGTATATTCCCTACTTTATATCCGTTGTTGTGCTGGTTGGGATGGTGTTTCAGATCTTTAACGTACAGATCGGTTTGTATGGAAAGCTTTCCATGTTATTGAAGGGGATCCGTCCAGATGATTTATTGAGCAGTCCGGATGCCTTTCGTCATCTGTATGTCTGGTCTGGCATATGGCAAAATTCCGGTTGGGGAACGATTATATATATTGCTGATTTATCCGGAGCAGATACGGATCTATATGAGGCAGCAGAAATAGACGGAGCTTCAAGGTTCAAGAAAATATTGCATATTGATTTACCTGCGATCCTGCCCACTATATCCATTATGTTGATTCTTCAATCGGGCAGCATCATGAATATTGGATTTGAAAAGGTTTATCTGATGCAGAATAATCTGAATTTGAGTACCAGCGAAGTGATCTCCACTTATGTTTACAAAGTCGGCCTGGCTGCAGGCGGGGGAGACTTTTCCTATGCGACGGCGATCGATTTCTTTAATTCCCTCGTAAACTTTATGATCATAGTGGTGGTGAATCAAATCAGTAAAATGGCAAGTGATACCAGTCTATGGTAG
- a CDS encoding TIM barrel protein — protein sequence MNSLPQGWGKNQQVAVETHLPLATQLFPVEDMLTKDLRGTLKRIREAGYDGVEFAGGFKYPAQEVRFALEEAGLQIVGWHTPWECLSPENIYSTITYNKVLGNPFIIVPWRPEEVLATRESCLQFAAELTWVSDLLGMHGMVTGYHNHAAEFRPTDDTKELPWDIIAQNTPSSVILQNDIGNGMRGGGDMIHLLKKYPGRAVTIHMKPYSPKGRDVFFDDPDCTINWEEYFRIARREAGVRWYIMEYVNPVRFPKDPIGALAASAKWFRDRDGK from the coding sequence ATGAACAGTTTGCCTCAGGGATGGGGGAAAAATCAACAGGTAGCTGTGGAGACGCACTTACCGCTTGCCACACAGCTTTTTCCGGTGGAAGATATGCTGACAAAGGATCTTCGCGGTACATTGAAGCGGATCAGGGAGGCCGGATACGATGGAGTGGAGTTTGCCGGTGGATTTAAGTATCCTGCCCAGGAGGTTCGTTTTGCCCTTGAAGAAGCAGGGCTGCAGATTGTGGGATGGCATACGCCCTGGGAATGCCTGTCCCCGGAAAATATTTACTCCACCATTACCTACAACAAGGTTCTTGGCAATCCATTTATCATCGTTCCCTGGCGGCCGGAAGAAGTCCTTGCCACCCGGGAAAGCTGCCTGCAGTTCGCCGCGGAGTTGACCTGGGTTTCGGATTTGCTCGGCATGCATGGAATGGTTACAGGCTACCATAATCATGCGGCGGAGTTCCGGCCCACAGACGATACGAAAGAACTGCCATGGGACATCATCGCGCAGAACACTCCCTCCAGTGTCATACTGCAAAACGATATCGGAAACGGAATGCGTGGCGGCGGGGATATGATCCATCTGCTGAAGAAATATCCGGGCCGTGCTGTAACAATTCATATGAAGCCTTACTCGCCCAAGGGTCGGGATGTGTTCTTTGATGATCCGGACTGCACCATCAACTGGGAGGAATATTTCCGGATAGCCCGCAGGGAAGCCGGCGTTCGATGGTATATCATGGAGTATGTCAATCCGGTTCGTTTTCCGAAGGATCCCATCGGCGCACTTGCCGCGTCGGCAAAATGGTTCCGGGACCGTGACGGAAAGTAA
- a CDS encoding extracellular solute-binding protein gives MKKRRLGSTLMILVVMFLSIACHSSNQGTPDSDAAADTVKNPAKSSAGDVDLKNSSKMTDPIVNDPGVFPICQEKTDISVGVVQSMQVEDYETNWLTQEMEEFTNMNLVFSVFPFKDAKQKLEIQINSGTELPEILTGFRMDDMDILNYGSQGVFLPLNHYIDDLGAEVQDAFSRVKAKDLKGLITSADGNIYYLPKYTEQMGDQFSQRQWINQTWLDKLNLEMPATTDEFTEVLKAFRDRDPNGNGKKDEIPYTGGQNWQGSSADAIMNAFIYDDAATVNVKPRWLLKDGKLDVPYNKPEWKAGLKYANMLVKEGLLSPQCFTQDEEQLTKLLENGEKSTVGVYTGGNFFFGPKNKRKLEYKPLPPLTGPKGVCYTAYYPSLPNSYFIITKDAKHPEAAFRFGDAMMSKDFALKNRFGEPGVDWKEPGPNDRGLYEDLGFEPIVVPVLPWGTIQNKHWEGGLNVVMEMGVQDGMAVNVDDPLYGELFIAEAVPFYIDHGPEEYVDIIKYTAEETEQIKDIQTSLVTYVNESMARFITGDLDLDTQWKSYLKELEKIGLKKFLEVSQTAYSRTHK, from the coding sequence ATGAAGAAGAGGCGATTGGGTTCTACTCTCATGATTTTGGTTGTGATGTTCTTAAGTATAGCGTGCCATTCCAGCAATCAGGGAACCCCGGATTCGGATGCAGCAGCCGATACAGTTAAAAATCCTGCAAAATCCTCTGCCGGAGACGTCGATTTAAAAAATTCTTCTAAAATGACCGATCCTATTGTTAACGACCCGGGTGTTTTTCCAATCTGTCAAGAGAAAACGGATATCAGTGTTGGTGTGGTTCAGAGCATGCAGGTAGAAGATTATGAGACGAATTGGCTGACTCAGGAAATGGAAGAATTCACAAATATGAACCTTGTATTCAGTGTGTTTCCATTTAAGGATGCCAAACAGAAACTGGAGATCCAGATCAACTCCGGGACGGAGCTGCCGGAAATTCTAACGGGATTCCGGATGGACGATATGGATATTTTAAACTACGGATCGCAGGGAGTTTTTCTTCCACTCAATCACTATATAGATGATTTGGGAGCAGAGGTTCAGGATGCGTTTTCCCGTGTGAAAGCAAAGGATTTGAAAGGCTTGATCACATCTGCGGATGGCAACATCTACTATCTGCCCAAATATACGGAGCAGATGGGAGATCAATTCTCTCAAAGACAATGGATCAATCAGACCTGGCTGGACAAATTGAACCTGGAGATGCCGGCGACGACAGATGAATTCACAGAAGTTTTGAAAGCCTTCCGGGATCGTGATCCAAATGGAAACGGCAAAAAGGATGAAATTCCTTATACAGGCGGACAGAACTGGCAGGGATCTTCTGCAGATGCCATTATGAATGCGTTTATCTATGATGATGCCGCTACAGTCAACGTAAAACCCCGATGGCTGCTAAAGGATGGGAAACTGGATGTTCCCTATAATAAGCCGGAGTGGAAAGCCGGGCTGAAGTATGCCAATATGCTTGTGAAGGAAGGCCTGTTGTCCCCTCAGTGCTTTACACAGGATGAGGAGCAGTTGACAAAATTGCTCGAGAATGGAGAAAAAAGTACAGTAGGTGTTTATACAGGAGGAAATTTCTTCTTCGGTCCGAAAAATAAAAGGAAGCTGGAATATAAGCCATTGCCTCCTCTGACAGGGCCAAAAGGAGTATGTTATACCGCTTATTATCCTTCTTTGCCAAACTCGTACTTTATTATCACAAAAGATGCAAAACATCCGGAAGCTGCTTTTCGTTTTGGCGATGCAATGATGTCAAAAGACTTTGCTTTAAAAAATCGATTTGGGGAGCCAGGGGTAGACTGGAAAGAGCCGGGGCCAAATGACAGGGGATTATATGAAGATTTGGGGTTTGAACCAATTGTCGTACCTGTTTTACCGTGGGGAACCATACAGAACAAGCATTGGGAGGGAGGATTGAACGTTGTAATGGAAATGGGTGTCCAGGATGGAATGGCGGTGAATGTAGACGACCCACTGTACGGCGAACTGTTTATTGCGGAAGCTGTCCCATTTTATATTGACCATGGGCCGGAAGAATACGTTGATATTATTAAATATACGGCAGAGGAAACGGAACAAATCAAGGACATTCAAACATCTTTGGTGACTTATGTAAATGAAAGTATGGCTCGGTTTATTACCGGTGATCTGGATCTTGATACCCAGTGGAAGTCGTACCTGAAAGAACTTGAAAAGATCGGGCTGAAAAAATTTCTGGAAGTGTCCCAAACGGCTTATAGCCGTACGCACAAGTGA